GGCAGACAAAGTGATGGAAACCAATATTGGAAGCATGGCATGTTGCTGCAGCAAAAAACCTAAAGCACCTTCTGAGATGGAAATGATAGTGGACAGCAACATACCGAGCTATCCTTGCTGGTTTCGATTTTGTGTGTCTTTAGTTGGCAAGAAATGTTATTGCAACTGCAATTGATGTTCTAAGGAATCTGTGCTGCTATGCAACGCAGTGATATATGCCTAGGAATATCTTAGTGAACCTGTACTGAAGCAAGTAAGCTGTGTGTTGCCTATAATCATTCAGGCTCAAACTCTGTTCTATAATCTCTGCTTTATAAAGATCAGAAGGTTATTTCTTGCCTGTGACTTACTACATGACATGCTCATGTTTAGACAGCAGCTCCAAACATAAAAAGAATGCTCCCGTACATTGAGATTCAACAAACATCCACAACAAAGATTAGTGCAGCCAAACACATGCCTGCACATACATAGTATATTACATAACAAGACCTCACACATAGCGTTCCCCATCACCTAAACTATACTACAAAGCTACAAACATCCAAAATATTCTTGCACGTTCTGTTTCACCAAAACAGCAGCTGCACTGGGCCACGGGCTCAGCTCTCATCCATAGCCTCACTGGACAGCTCCTGAACCGCGGCGGTCGCAGCCCAGACAGCAGCTCCATCAGCAAGCAAACTGATTGAATATCTCGGACAGCCATCAACAGCGTCAAGAGTGATGCCTTCCAACGTCTTCTGAAGAATTTCCAAATGGCCGAGTGACTGAACCCATCCGGAACTAAGGAACTGATTTTTGTGGCGTAGATGTTCATTCTCCTTCTGCAGCCGTTGTGCCTCAATGAAATTGTAGTCAACAACAACACCACCAAAATCACGTTTTGCTGCAGAGATCATTGCGCTCGCTGCGGCCTCTTCTGCTTCCTCCTTCGTTGACGATGCGCGACCTGTTGCCTCAAGAAGAGTGAGATTATCGATCTCATCTAGTATAAACCAACCAGCAAAGACTGACGCGTACGTCAAGCTCAGGCAGGGTCAAAGAGACAACAGACAAGCGGCGGAGGACCAGCAGCTGCCAGTGCCAACGAAGAAGCGAACTGCGGTAACCGAAAATAAAACTACGAGTCTCGCGGGTAATAATAATCAATTGCGCTACGCCGTGACCATTTGGAAATATGGAGTAAAATTGTTAGTATTTTAATGGGTATGTATGCGTATAGAGCAGGAAGAGAATTACACCGGAGGGTGTGGAAATAGATTGATTGTTGCTTATGGGCCCCGCGTCGGGCTTCCTCTCCTCAGGATACGAATGAGATGATTGTTCCGTATCGGTCGAATCCATGCCCTGCGTCGGACTTCCTCTCTCCAGGGCGCTCTTAGCCCTCCTTTTTCATGGTGTATAGAAATAAGAGTAAGTAAAAGTATTTCACTTGTATGTGTGGTTTTTGTACGATTTGTATTACCAAACAGGCTCAACGATAGCAACTTTTCTTCCTCCCTCGTCCCTACACAACTTTCTCTCTCCGATCCCCTCACACAGATCTCTATCCGTTTGGTTCTTCCTGGAGAGCTTCTTTCTTACGGCTTCAACCATTACCGGCAGATCTCCTATTAATACAGGTTGGAGCCACCATCTGGAATTAAAAGGCAGGTTCTTTTTCTATTCCAGGTGGTGTCCCAATCTAAAACTAGTAGGGCAGCTTTGGTTCTAGTGAAAACCACGCAACGGGAATAAAATAATTTCTTGGCTTGTTGATTTTTTTCAAAGTCTCTTTCTATGTCCTCGAGGAAGCACTCAGCCACTCACCATGCCTTATCCTCTCTTGCCTCTCCCGTcaactcctctctctctctggccgGGAGCAGGAGTAGCGCTTGGGGAACGGCGCGGGCAGAAGGAAGCAGGGGCCGCCGTCGCGGGCAGAGTGGGCCggacgccaccgccggccgccgtgcgtCCAGGCTAGGACGCGTGGGACGAAGTGGCGGCGTGGCCGGGCCCCGACGGGCGGCGGCACTGCCAGGCCGAGGCAGGAGCTGGAGCGGTTCGGCCAGGCCCGGCGGGTTGCGGCGTGGTTAGGCCCGAGGAGGGATGGGCGGCTTGGGCAGGCCCCGGCTCCAGCAGCACGGCAAGCCCCATGTCCTGGCGCACGCGGCCTTGGCCAGGACCCAGAGTGAGGCCGGTGCACGGAGGCTCGACCAGCGAGCGGGCGGCCTGGGGCTCGACCGGCGTGCGGTGGCTCGACCGCTAGCACAAACGCGTTATTGGTGGTGGAGATCGTATCGTGGGGAGCACACATGGAGGCagaaatggcggcggcgcctctcCTCTAccccaacggcggcggcggcccttccCTACCCCGACTCCGGCGCAGCGCGGGGCGAGGAGCAAGGGCCCAGCGAAGCTCGGCGTCGGGGAGctcggaggcgaaggcggcaGACCCTCTCCGACGCGGATCCGCTCCTCCCTCGGGCGGACATGGCGCCGGCAGCCTCCACGCGCCCagcctcctcccttccctcctccgtaacctgcggcggcggcggcggcgcggctcggagCGACGGCTGCTCTCGCCCCTCTCCCCCcacagcggcggcgccccgaTCCGGCGAGGAGGACCCTAGATCCGGCGAGGAGGGCCCTGGATCCGGCGAagcaccggcggcggagcgggacgcggcggcgacgaccgaTGGGTTTGGCGGGCCCGTGATGTGCTCgccagccgccaccgcctcctcgcagccccctcctcctcgagctccccTCCACCGCTCTCACCAACCCGctaccgccgcctcctcgccacgCCTTGTGCGGTGGCCTCCAGCACAGGCGACGACCTGCGGCAGCTGGCGACGACGATTCTTGGACCTGCGTCGGGCGCCTCTCTCCGCgcacttttttcttcttttttttgggcaTCGCGGGACACGCGTGGGCTCACGGAAAGGCAGACGCTCGGAGGGCGTTGTTTCTAGAGTGTATACAGTAAGTATACCTCATTCAGCGTAGCGATCTCACCGTAGTGCGCATGCTGATCAGAGGAGTCGTTCGCATGTCCACCTGGTCGCCcgtgttgcgccgccgcccgcctccggccGCAATCTGCAGGCACCCCATGTGCCACCGCCGAGCTATTCTGCCATAGCCGCAAGCAAAGCTGCCTGCCGATACGGCGCGGCGTATGTGGACGCGAGCTCACATGCGCTGCGTGAGTCCCACAGCCATATCCACGGATCCACGGCCGTTGTCGTGCTCGTGTCGCCACCGGACGGCCCCGCCCCCCCTGGACCATGGGCGCACGGGCacgagcgccccccccccccccccccccccctctctcgctctcgctctcgcGCCCATGCCGCCCGCCGAGCAGCACCTGCGCTGTCCCCGTCGCCAGCGACTCACCACGTTCACGCAGACGCTTACTTTTTCGTCGCTCTTCAGTGTGGATAAATAAATAGCCGCAGCGCCTCCAATCTTCTTCACGCTACCTGCAGAAGCTACCAGTCGGCGAGCCAGTTAGTGCCATGGCGAGACCACGAGCAGCGGCGGAGCTCCTccggctcctcttcctcctcgccctcgccgccgccgccgccgccgccgcggcggcggccacagcgggcgcgccggcggcggcggcggggtgccgGCGCGGGGAGCTGGTGGTGCGGCAGCGCGCGACGGGGCGGACGGTGGAGGGGAAGCCCGAGTACGCGGTGGAGGTGCGGAACGCGTGCCGGTGCGCGCAGTCGCGGGTGGTGGTGCGCTGCTACGGGCTGAGCAGCGTGGAGGCCGTGGACCCGCGGGCCATCCGcgccgtcgacggcgagcgctgcctgctccgcggcggccgcgcgctggcgccccgcggcggcgccgtgcgcTTCACCTACGCGTGGATGACGCCGCAGGACTTCCCGCTCGTCAGCTCCACGCCGCACTGCTAGTAGTAGTGCTAGCCTGCTACGGAGTAGCTAGCTGCGTACCCATCTCATCCTCATCTGGATGCATGGGCTCCTCCGATGATCCCATTGTTTCCCTACTGATTCAGCAAGCAAGATTAGCTGATGATAGATCgatggatcgatcgatcgagttGCAAGTGTAATTAATTAAACGAGCTTGATTAGTTGGATAGGTTCATTTGTGGCAAGCTTTGTTTAGGCTTGGAGAGTGATTTGGTTTTATTTGTGGCTCGGTTCGTACTGATGCCTGTTAACCTTGCGTTATAAGTGTGCTTTTTTTTGTGCTATCCCTGGATCATAATTTTGTGACTCTCGAGAGGAGAAGAAAATGACTTGAGAGGTGGATTGGATTCAAGTGAATTGAATAGATTAGTGAATACTAACACGTACTACGCGTTGTCACGGGAGCAGAACAGCAGATGGGCAATCCCGACGCATGTAGGGGAGGCAGGCGACGAGCACGCCGCGACACGCGCCACCTTTCATCATGTGGCCTGTTCTGTCCGCCACCGCTCACCACCATGTCCCCGTCCCTACACGCTCGCTCTCCAGCTTTTGTCAACTCCATtatttccctctctctctctctctctctctctctctctctctctctctctctctctctcgcgggCACGCCGCGACACGCGCCACCTTTCATCATGTGGCCTGTTCTGTCCGCCACCGCTCACCACCGTGTCCCCGTCCCTACACGCTCGCTCTCCAGCTTTTGTCAACTCCATtatttccctctctctctctctctagagagagagagagagagctttgCCGCCACCTGGTAGTTGTAGTTCCAAAGGATTTGGACTGAGAAATTGGAGTTCGACAGGCTCATCTTGAACTTATTTAATTTGTGAACCAGATCATGTTTTCAAGATCAAGACACACTTAGAAAGAAAATCAATAC
This sequence is a window from Panicum virgatum strain AP13 chromosome 7K, P.virgatum_v5, whole genome shotgun sequence. Protein-coding genes within it:
- the LOC120640762 gene encoding uncharacterized protein LOC120640762; this encodes MARPRAAAELLRLLFLLALAAAAAAAAAAATAGAPAAAAGCRRGELVVRQRATGRTVEGKPEYAVEVRNACRCAQSRVVVRCYGLSSVEAVDPRAIRAVDGERCLLRGGRALAPRGGAVRFTYAWMTPQDFPLVSSTPHC